A region of Mesorhizobium sp. AR02 DNA encodes the following proteins:
- the cysS gene encoding cysteine--tRNA ligase, translating to MSDASQGLRLYNTLTRTKESFVPIDALNVRMYVCGPTVYDFAHIGNARPVIVFDVLFRLLRHRYGQSHVTYVRNITDVDDKINARALRDFGGEIGSGTLSLNEAIRRVTEKTADQFHRDVATLGCLEPTVEPRATEFVEPRADGKADMITLIQSLIQRGHAYVAAGEVLFDTASMPDYGQLSKRNLDEQQAGARIAVDAHKKNPGDFVLWKLSSPEEPGWQSPWGRGRPGWHIECSAMSAAYLGEVFDIHGGGLDLIFPHHENEIAQSRCAHGTSVMANVWMHNGFLQVEGQKMSKSLGNFYSIHELLETETFGGRNWPGEVLRLAMLMTHYREPIDFSVRKLEEAENTLRKWKRAADLAPAAGQVPVEVIDALSDDLATYAAFQMLTQLAGEAADGNEAAAALKASLLFLGFDVASAEVDEDKVAKAIANRLALIAAKNWTEADRIRDDLLAQGVQLKDGKDPATGERITTWEVKR from the coding sequence ATGTCTGACGCATCGCAGGGCCTGCGCCTCTACAACACGCTGACGCGCACGAAAGAGAGTTTCGTTCCGATCGATGCGCTGAACGTTCGCATGTATGTCTGCGGCCCGACCGTCTATGACTTCGCCCATATCGGCAATGCCAGGCCGGTCATCGTCTTCGACGTGCTATTCCGCCTGCTGCGTCATCGCTACGGGCAGTCGCACGTCACCTATGTGCGCAACATCACCGACGTCGACGACAAGATCAACGCGCGTGCGCTGCGCGATTTCGGTGGCGAGATCGGCTCGGGGACGCTTTCGCTCAACGAAGCGATCCGGCGGGTGACCGAAAAGACCGCCGACCAGTTTCACAGGGATGTGGCTACGCTCGGCTGCCTTGAGCCGACGGTCGAACCGCGCGCCACTGAATTCGTCGAGCCTCGCGCCGACGGCAAGGCCGACATGATCACCCTGATTCAAAGCCTGATCCAACGCGGCCATGCCTATGTCGCGGCAGGCGAAGTGCTGTTCGACACCGCGTCGATGCCGGACTACGGCCAATTGTCGAAGCGCAATCTCGACGAGCAGCAGGCCGGCGCCCGCATCGCCGTCGACGCTCACAAGAAGAACCCCGGCGATTTCGTGCTGTGGAAGCTGTCGTCGCCGGAAGAGCCAGGCTGGCAAAGCCCGTGGGGCAGGGGCCGACCGGGCTGGCACATCGAATGCTCGGCGATGTCGGCGGCCTATCTCGGCGAAGTCTTCGACATCCATGGCGGCGGCCTCGACCTGATCTTCCCGCATCATGAGAACGAGATCGCCCAGTCGCGTTGCGCCCACGGCACGTCAGTCATGGCCAATGTCTGGATGCACAATGGCTTCCTGCAGGTCGAGGGCCAGAAGATGTCGAAGAGCCTCGGCAATTTCTACTCGATCCACGAATTGCTGGAGACCGAGACCTTTGGCGGCCGCAACTGGCCGGGTGAGGTGCTGCGGCTGGCGATGCTGATGACGCATTACCGCGAGCCGATCGACTTTTCCGTGCGCAAGCTGGAGGAGGCGGAGAACACGCTGCGCAAATGGAAACGCGCGGCGGACCTGGCGCCGGCGGCCGGGCAGGTGCCGGTGGAGGTCATCGATGCCTTGTCGGACGATCTCGCCACCTATGCCGCTTTCCAGATGCTGACGCAGTTGGCCGGAGAGGCCGCGGACGGCAACGAGGCTGCCGCTGCACTAAAGGCCTCTCTGCTGTTCCTTGGCTTCGATGTCGCCTCGGCTGAGGTGGATGAGGACAAGGTCGCCAAGGCAATCGCCAATCGCCTCGCTCTCATCGCCGCCAAGAACTGGACCGAAGCCGATCGCATCCGCGACGACCTTTTGGCGCAAGGTGTACAGTTGAAGGACGGCAAGGATCCGGCCACCGGCGAACGCATCACGACGTGGGAGGTCAAGCGGTGA